In one window of Macrotis lagotis isolate mMagLag1 chromosome 5, bilby.v1.9.chrom.fasta, whole genome shotgun sequence DNA:
- the LOC141489742 gene encoding olfactory receptor 14A2-like, which translates to MANFTMNTGFFLMGFSNTWELQLLLAMLFLLIYLIALLGDLLIFTLISIDKHLYSPMYFFLKNLSFLDLCFISTTLPKSITNSLNHSRSISFTGCALQFFLVIFFAACELFLLTMMSYDRYVAICKPLHYEVIMIKGTCMKMASVSWVSGGFVGAMYSANIFPLPFCSSKEIHQFFCEVPSLLRISCSDIPIGVYVTMATGAALGIICFISITISYGLIFSTVLKIPTMEDQSKAFSTCMPHLVVLMIFTTTGVTAYLKPPQESDSTLDMMLSIFYTVVPPTLNPIIYSLRNKEIKISLKKLIIRKHFS; encoded by the coding sequence ATGGCCAACTTCACCATGAATACAGGATTCTTCCTGATGGGTTTTTCAAACacctgggagctgcagctccTACTTGCCATGCTCTTCTTATTGATCTACCTAATAGCTCTGTTGGGGGACTTACTCATTTTCACCCTCATTTCTATTGACAAGCATCTCTATTCTCCCATGTACTTCTTTCTGAAAAATCTATCCTTTTTAGATCTTTGCTTTATTTCTACCACACTCCCCAAATCTATCACAAACTCCCTGAATCATAGTCGTTCCATTTCTTTCACGGGTTGTGCATTACAATTCTTTTTAGTAATTTTCTTTGCAGCATGTGAACTTTTTCTTCTCACAATGATGTCCTATGATCGTTATGTGGCCATTTGCAAGCCTCTGCACTATGAAGTCATCATGATCAAAGGGACTTGTATGAAGATGGCCTCTGTTTCTTGGGTCAGTGGAGGTTTTGTTGGGGCTATGTACTCAGCTAATATATTCCCTTTGCCTTTCTGTAGCTCCAAGGAGATCCATCAGTTCTTCTGTGAAGTCCCTTCACTACTTAGGATCTCCTGCTCTGATATACCAATTGGAGTATATGTGACTATGGCTACTGGGGCTGCTTTAggaattatctgttttatttccaTAACTATCTCTTATGGTCTAATATTCTCAACTGTGTTGAAGATTCCAACTATGGAGGATCAGTCAAAAGCGTTCTCCACTTGCATGCCCCACCTCGTTGTTCTCATGATTTTTACCACAACAGGTGTCACTGCTTATCTAAAACCACCTCAAGAATCTGACTCAACTCTAGATATGATGCTATCTATATTTTATACAGTAGTGCCCCCAACTCTTAACCCTATCATCTATAGCCTAaggaacaaagaaatcaaaatttccCTCAAGAAGCTGATAATCAGGAAACACTTCTCATAA